One window of the Candidatus Bathyarchaeota archaeon genome contains the following:
- a CDS encoding mechanosensitive ion channel family protein produces MKPIIKIVTTLSLIIFAAVLVTVLKRELVITAKYIEYFKYVYAAIILIGGIIITRQISLLIIEYLKLKLKEQALIIGNSISIIGYIISITTTVAYVTSLPEAWLAGATFSGLIIGLAVQPILSNFFSGILMLLTGMVKPGSRIRILTSNIPFQIANLPAYKYFSYDFVYAGYMGTVLEVSLFYTKIISEEGQIIKIPNTILATNSGVVEYIKDQDYIFNVRYEFPIIYDPETVLMKINESLKDMPVLSVKIDEQSDKEYYLVKIVVNTKNYEYSELKSEILKRLIKIHKKMRMEHTKQLA; encoded by the coding sequence ATGAAGCCCATTATTAAAATTGTTACTACATTAAGTTTAATAATATTCGCAGCAGTTTTAGTCACAGTATTAAAAAGAGAATTAGTAATAACCGCTAAATATATTGAATATTTTAAATATGTTTATGCAGCAATTATTTTAATTGGCGGTATTATTATAACACGTCAAATATCTTTATTAATTATTGAATATCTTAAATTAAAGCTTAAAGAGCAGGCTTTAATTATAGGAAACAGCATTTCAATAATCGGGTATATTATTTCTATAACAACTACAGTAGCCTATGTTACTTCATTACCGGAGGCTTGGCTTGCAGGAGCAACATTCAGCGGTTTAATAATAGGTTTAGCTGTACAACCTATTCTTAGCAATTTTTTCTCAGGTATATTAATGCTTTTAACAGGAATGGTTAAACCTGGAAGCCGAATAAGAATATTAACATCAAACATTCCATTTCAAATTGCTAATTTACCTGCCTACAAGTATTTCTCTTATGATTTTGTATATGCAGGTTACATGGGCACAGTCCTTGAAGTAAGTCTTTTTTATACTAAAATAATAAGTGAAGAAGGACAAATAATAAAAATTCCAAACACTATTTTAGCTACAAACTCTGGCGTTGTAGAATATATAAAAGATCAAGATTATATTTTTAATGTTAGATATGAGTTCCCAATAATATATGATCCAGAAACAGTTTTAATGAAAATTAATGAATCACTTAAAGATATGCCAGTTTTAAGTGTAAAAATAGATGAGCAAAGTGATAAAGAATATTATTTAGTAAAAATTGTAGTGAATACAAAGAATTATGAATATAGCGAGTTAAAATCTGAAATACTGAAGAGATTAATTAAAATTCATAAAAAAATGAGGATGGAACATACTAAACAATTAGCATAA
- a CDS encoding ABC transporter ATP-binding protein — translation MLRVEELNAGYKELHVLFDIQAKVPDGEITLFVGPNGSGKSTLLKAIFGLATIHSGKVFLNGWDVTYLPPYKKARIGVAYLPQVENIFTNLTVEENLKMAGYILDEDTYHNNLELALNVFPELKQLMKRKAGTLSGGERQFLAIATALIRKANLLMLDEPTAQLSPKLAEATFNKIVYLRDELKLTIALVEQDIRRALEVSDNAYVLVSGRLAFQGKAQELKEHKDFKKLCMGIC, via the coding sequence GTGCTTCGCGTTGAAGAGCTTAACGCTGGATATAAAGAGCTTCATGTTCTTTTCGATATTCAAGCTAAAGTTCCAGATGGAGAAATAACACTTTTTGTAGGTCCAAATGGTAGCGGAAAAAGCACACTTCTTAAAGCTATATTTGGTTTAGCTACAATTCATTCAGGTAAAGTTTTTTTAAATGGCTGGGATGTTACTTATCTTCCTCCATATAAAAAAGCTAGAATTGGAGTAGCTTATCTTCCCCAAGTAGAAAACATATTCACAAATTTAACTGTTGAAGAAAACTTGAAGATGGCTGGTTATATTCTTGATGAGGATACCTACCACAACAATCTTGAATTAGCTTTAAATGTTTTTCCAGAGTTAAAACAACTTATGAAAAGAAAAGCAGGAACATTAAGCGGTGGAGAAAGACAATTTTTAGCTATTGCAACAGCTTTAATTAGAAAAGCTAATTTGCTTATGCTTGATGAACCTACCGCGCAACTCTCACCTAAATTAGCTGAAGCTACATTCAATAAAATAGTTTATCTTAGAGACGAGCTTAAGCTTACAATAGCTTTAGTTGAGCAAGATATTCGTAGAGCTTTAGAAGTAAGCGATAACGCTTATGTACTTGTAAGCGGAAGGTTAGCTTTTCAAGGGAAAGCTCAAGAACTTAAAGAACATAAAGACTTTAAGAAGCTATGTATGGGAATTTGCTAA
- a CDS encoding ABC transporter substrate-binding protein: MASKKMIATAIAIIIIVAIIAIAAQQFLTQKPKPQEVEIKIGLLVDLSGPLTTYGEDIRDACLIGVEDINAYFAEKGQPYRVKLFVEDTKVDPKVALDKVQALHGKGVTLIVGPMGSGEVKQIAEYVTANKIVIISPSSTAAPQLLGVTKPEEKKFIFRFVPTDAFQTEAIAGEAAELGIKGVVITYVGNAWGKGLADFGKPKFEAKGIEVKDVIEYPDPPPADFTPYIAVIEKDVNELLQKYDKTQIAVVAFSYEEVYTMLSQVNVNSPLLEVKWLGCDGTAKSRKIVDIPERVNKVGMYSTLFDSKGPSFDKLDKIYKQRYGRDIYQYALDAYDAQWVIALSFSEVYNKLGKYDPEEMAKIIPIVTEKYSKGEYGVTPVSGYIKLDEYNDRASGDYAIWAVEKSEWVLKGIWRYEENKIEWM; the protein is encoded by the coding sequence ATGGCTTCTAAAAAAATGATTGCAACAGCAATAGCCATAATAATTATAGTTGCTATTATTGCGATTGCTGCTCAACAATTTTTAACTCAAAAACCTAAACCACAAGAAGTTGAAATAAAAATAGGACTTTTAGTTGATCTTTCAGGACCTTTAACAACTTATGGTGAAGATATTCGTGATGCTTGCTTAATAGGTGTTGAAGATATAAACGCTTATTTTGCAGAGAAAGGCCAACCATATAGAGTAAAACTTTTTGTTGAAGATACAAAAGTAGACCCGAAGGTAGCATTAGATAAAGTTCAAGCTCTTCATGGAAAAGGAGTTACATTAATAGTTGGACCAATGGGTAGTGGTGAAGTAAAACAAATCGCTGAATATGTAACAGCTAATAAAATAGTGATTATTTCACCATCTTCAACAGCTGCGCCTCAACTTTTAGGTGTTACAAAACCTGAAGAGAAAAAATTCATTTTCAGGTTTGTACCTACAGATGCTTTTCAAACTGAGGCGATAGCTGGAGAAGCTGCTGAGCTTGGAATTAAAGGTGTAGTAATAACCTATGTAGGAAATGCTTGGGGTAAAGGGCTTGCAGACTTTGGTAAACCTAAATTTGAAGCTAAAGGAATAGAGGTTAAAGATGTTATTGAATATCCTGATCCGCCTCCAGCAGACTTCACGCCTTACATAGCTGTTATAGAAAAGGATGTAAACGAGCTTCTTCAGAAATATGATAAAACTCAAATAGCAGTTGTAGCGTTTAGTTATGAAGAAGTTTATACAATGCTTTCTCAAGTAAATGTTAATTCTCCTTTACTTGAAGTTAAATGGTTAGGTTGCGATGGAACGGCTAAAAGCAGAAAAATAGTTGATATCCCTGAAAGAGTTAATAAAGTAGGAATGTATAGTACACTATTTGATTCTAAAGGTCCAAGCTTTGATAAACTTGATAAAATCTATAAACAACGCTATGGAAGAGACATATATCAATATGCGCTTGACGCTTATGATGCTCAATGGGTTATTGCATTAAGCTTCTCTGAAGTATACAATAAACTTGGTAAATATGATCCTGAAGAAATGGCGAAAATCATACCGATTGTAACTGAAAAATACAGTAAAGGCGAGTATGGCGTTACACCAGTTAGTGGCTACATAAAGCTTGATGAATATAACGATAGAGCTTCAGGCGATTACGCTATATGGGCTGTTGAAAAATCAGAGTGGGTTTTAAAAGGAATATGGAGATATGAGGAGAATAAAATAGAATGGATGTAA
- a CDS encoding hemerythrin domain-containing protein, protein MIKSLYIMGINNLGEYLKKLTYEHIIFYKRVEELENLLETNPLNAIEVSTHFLENVVFPHMVKEEKTVIPVIPNKAGEREKILIEELSKEHEEMEKLYESFRKSLSNGKITDAAAQLKKILTLLKLHSKKEESLFEFILKRYLEEK, encoded by the coding sequence ATGATTAAATCCTTATATATAATGGGTATAAATAATCTTGGTGAATATTTAAAAAAGCTTACTTATGAGCATATAATATTTTATAAAAGAGTTGAAGAGTTAGAAAATTTATTAGAAACGAATCCCTTAAACGCTATTGAGGTCTCCACGCATTTTTTAGAGAACGTTGTTTTTCCGCACATGGTAAAAGAAGAAAAAACAGTAATTCCAGTAATTCCTAATAAAGCGGGGGAAAGAGAAAAAATTTTAATAGAAGAGTTGAGTAAAGAGCATGAGGAAATGGAAAAGCTTTATGAAAGCTTTAGAAAAAGCTTATCTAATGGTAAAATTACCGATGCAGCTGCTCAACTAAAGAAGATTTTAACGCTTCTTAAGCTTCATTCGAAGAAAGAGGAATCTTTATTCGAATTTATTTTGAAAAGATACCTAGAAGAGAAGTGA
- a CDS encoding cysteine desulfurase: MTEAVKSVKKLIKTHGKPKKEVYFDSENSGLIFPEALKELIKAYRKTGYGNPAITHKIGWESYEKLYKATEKLSKILNVSQNELTYTHNATEANNLAIIGAAKANKTEKKKIIVSSIEHLSVIFAAEELQKHGYKIVKVPVDKEGFVNKEFINKEVDKETFLVSIAPINHEIGVIQDLKEISELIKDKNPNTLFHVDASDAFGRIKLNLDKIDLASFSSHKIYGPKGAGLLYTKEGVKLEPIIHGQLTAQKLWPSVENIPAIAGFAKAAELIHLTDMNKISRLRDKLIEGILNEVDQSMLNGPKGFKRAPDNVNISFLNIEGEAVTVELSMRGVYVSSGSACTSRILQPSHVLLAIGRRYEEAHGSILMRITPFHNEEDIEYSLNQIYEGVKRLQLISPIKGG, encoded by the coding sequence ATTACTGAAGCCGTTAAAAGCGTGAAAAAACTTATAAAAACTCATGGAAAACCTAAAAAAGAAGTTTATTTTGATTCTGAAAACTCAGGCTTAATCTTTCCTGAAGCTCTTAAAGAGCTTATAAAAGCTTATAGGAAAACTGGTTATGGGAATCCTGCTATAACGCATAAAATCGGTTGGGAATCTTATGAAAAACTTTATAAAGCAACAGAAAAATTATCAAAAATCTTAAATGTTTCACAAAACGAGTTAACTTATACGCATAACGCTACAGAAGCTAACAATTTAGCTATTATAGGCGCTGCAAAAGCTAATAAAACTGAGAAGAAAAAAATTATAGTTTCAAGCATAGAACATTTAAGCGTCATATTTGCAGCTGAAGAGCTTCAGAAACATGGTTATAAAATTGTTAAGGTTCCAGTTGATAAAGAAGGCTTCGTAAATAAAGAATTTATTAATAAAGAGGTTGATAAAGAAACCTTTTTAGTAAGCATAGCTCCAATAAATCATGAAATAGGCGTTATTCAAGATTTAAAGGAGATTAGCGAATTAATTAAGGATAAAAACCCTAATACGCTTTTTCATGTTGATGCAAGTGATGCTTTTGGAAGAATTAAATTAAACCTTGATAAAATTGATTTAGCAAGCTTTAGCAGCCATAAAATTTATGGTCCAAAAGGTGCAGGTCTCTTATATACTAAAGAAGGTGTAAAGCTTGAACCAATAATTCACGGCCAGTTAACTGCCCAAAAACTATGGCCTAGCGTAGAAAACATTCCAGCTATAGCAGGATTTGCTAAAGCAGCTGAGTTAATTCATTTAACAGATATGAATAAAATTTCTCGATTAAGAGATAAATTGATAGAAGGAATTTTAAATGAAGTTGATCAAAGCATGCTTAATGGTCCTAAAGGATTTAAAAGAGCTCCAGACAATGTTAATATATCTTTCCTTAATATTGAAGGAGAAGCTGTAACTGTTGAGTTAAGTATGAGGGGGGTTTATGTCTCAAGTGGAAGCGCTTGCACAAGCAGAATTCTTCAGCCAAGCCATGTTCTTTTAGCTATAGGAAGAAGATATGAGGAAGCGCATGGAAGCATACTCATGAGGATAACGCCTTTCCATAATGAGGAGGATATTGAATATTCATTAAACCAAATTTATGAAGGAGTAAAAAGGCTTCAGTTAATAAGCCCTATTAAAGGAGGTTAA
- a CDS encoding energy-coupled thiamine transporter ThiT, translated as MIPIFLLALRRGIKIGVLSSLAFGLIVLIEEPFIYHPVQGALLRYI; from the coding sequence ATGATACCTATTTTTCTCCTAGCTTTAAGAAGAGGAATAAAAATAGGTGTTCTTAGCAGTTTAGCTTTTGGGCTTATAGTATTAATTGAGGAACCTTTTATTTATCATCCAGTTCAAGGCGCTTTACTCCGCTATATATAA
- a CDS encoding sulfurtransferase TusA family protein → MNEVITVDARYKSCPGPLIAISEAVKNAKPKQIIKLLATDPAAPFDIKAWSESVGHKLLKASKRNGIYEIEIEVR, encoded by the coding sequence ATGAATGAAGTAATAACTGTTGATGCTAGATATAAATCATGTCCAGGCCCATTAATAGCTATAAGCGAAGCTGTTAAAAATGCTAAACCAAAACAAATAATTAAGCTTTTAGCTACCGATCCAGCTGCACCCTTTGATATTAAAGCTTGGAGTGAAAGCGTTGGTCACAAGCTTTTAAAAGCTTCAAAAAGAAATGGTATATATGAAATTGAAATTGAAGTAAGGTAG
- a CDS encoding iron-sulfur cluster assembly scaffold protein yields the protein MTNRIPLPYNPKVLELFKNPKNLGKINDANAQATAGSLACGDMISIYLKIVDEKIVEASFESYGCAANIAAASIMTEMVKEKTLKEAWQISWRQISDALGGLPAVKYHCGVLAIGALRRAIRAYFKNKIKPDWLPEEPTSDEKHALEEEKLMEILSKRIEKTQ from the coding sequence ATGACGAATAGAATTCCCTTACCCTATAACCCTAAAGTTTTAGAGCTTTTTAAAAACCCTAAAAATTTAGGAAAAATTAACGATGCTAACGCTCAAGCTACAGCTGGAAGCTTAGCTTGCGGAGATATGATCTCTATTTACCTTAAAATAGTTGATGAAAAAATTGTTGAAGCAAGCTTTGAAAGCTATGGTTGCGCAGCTAATATAGCTGCAGCAAGCATAATGACTGAAATGGTTAAAGAGAAAACTCTTAAAGAAGCATGGCAAATCTCTTGGAGGCAAATTTCAGATGCTCTCGGCGGTTTACCAGCAGTTAAATATCATTGCGGAGTTTTAGCTATAGGCGCTTTAAGAAGAGCTATACGAGCATATTTTAAAAATAAAATAAAGCCTGATTGGCTTCCTGAAGAACCAACTTCAGATGAAAAACATGCTCTTGAAGAAGAAAAGTTAATGGAAATTTTATCAAAAAGAATTGAAAAAACTCAATAG
- a CDS encoding ABC transporter ATP-binding protein, producing the protein MDVTLLKTLNLSKFFYNFKVLNQVNIEAKKNQITLVIGPNGSGKTTLINTISGFYKADEGKIIFNTQDITNKSPNEICKLGLVRTFQIPQPLKKLTVLENLLIAEDFGEKILESLKGSWIKKEEEIVEKAFQNLKFLNLDHLWNVEAYKLSGGQLKLLEVGRALMRNAKMILMDEPIAGVNPALAHSILERLVKLKKEGLTFLLIEHKLDIVLDYVDYIYVMAAGKVIAEGDKETVLSKPEVEEVYLSASR; encoded by the coding sequence ATGGATGTAACGCTTCTTAAAACATTAAACCTCTCTAAATTTTTTTATAATTTTAAAGTTTTAAACCAAGTTAATATTGAGGCAAAAAAGAATCAAATAACTTTAGTTATAGGACCGAATGGAAGCGGAAAAACAACTCTTATAAATACTATTTCAGGTTTTTATAAAGCTGATGAAGGAAAAATCATTTTTAACACTCAAGATATAACTAATAAATCTCCAAATGAAATATGTAAACTTGGATTAGTAAGGACTTTTCAAATTCCTCAACCATTAAAAAAATTAACTGTATTAGAAAATTTATTGATTGCTGAAGATTTTGGAGAAAAAATTCTAGAAAGCTTAAAAGGTTCATGGATTAAAAAAGAAGAAGAAATAGTTGAGAAAGCTTTTCAAAACTTAAAGTTTTTAAATCTAGATCATTTATGGAATGTTGAAGCTTACAAACTTAGTGGAGGACAACTTAAACTTTTAGAAGTAGGTAGAGCTTTAATGCGTAATGCTAAAATGATTCTTATGGATGAACCGATAGCAGGTGTTAACCCTGCTTTAGCTCACTCAATTCTTGAAAGATTAGTAAAACTTAAAAAGGAGGGGCTAACATTTTTGTTAATCGAACATAAACTTGATATAGTTTTAGATTATGTTGATTATATATACGTTATGGCAGCTGGAAAAGTTATAGCTGAAGGAGATAAAGAAACAGTATTGTCTAAACCTGAAGTTGAAGAGGTGTATTTAAGTGCTTCGCGTTGA
- a CDS encoding DsrE/DsrF/DrsH-like family protein, protein MPKLSIIISSEKLDKIYPAAILASTAAAMDWEAELFFTFWGLLALKKGYEPSEVSLDYAQYKDALGKAIEQGSIPKWKNLIKEAKEKGKVKVYACSTTMGVFNIKKEDLEDFVDNILGAASFLSKAKDSQATLFIS, encoded by the coding sequence ATGCCTAAACTCTCAATAATAATCTCCTCGGAAAAATTGGATAAAATTTATCCAGCAGCGATTTTAGCTAGCACTGCAGCAGCTATGGATTGGGAAGCTGAATTATTTTTCACATTCTGGGGTTTACTCGCCTTAAAAAAAGGTTATGAACCGTCTGAAGTCAGCTTAGATTACGCGCAATATAAAGATGCTTTAGGTAAAGCAATAGAGCAAGGCTCAATACCTAAATGGAAAAACTTGATTAAAGAAGCTAAGGAAAAAGGAAAAGTGAAAGTTTACGCTTGCTCAACAACAATGGGCGTCTTCAATATTAAAAAAGAAGATTTAGAAGATTTTGTTGATAACATTCTTGGAGCAGCTTCCTTTCTATCTAAAGCTAAAGATTCTCAAGCAACATTGTTTATTTCATGA
- a CDS encoding branched-chain amino acid ABC transporter permease, translating into MEEIDSEYLILTIALWFGFYAIVVLSLNIEYGYGGIPNFGRALAVLMGGVAVGGLINRILINIFNVTDGIIEASGTVKSIINSIIVKNPILGIIILLSSLGLAAILGWIVGALFILPSARLSEDYLAITLLAISEVTYLVLYYNVDIIGGYYGVSIPDVLAFIPGTKRIFVFTGILILIVFGCYIFIEKLLNSPYGRVLKAMRENELVAKAYGKNVMMLRVKTVALGSSIASLAGALYSFYSVNVITTSFSRVEWTFYPILMLILGGAGNNVGALLGAFTFVLTKVLLITYKFEITSILHLPFQAVWLEYILFGVVMLLILLFKPEGLIKEKPVFTKAVKKVVKTKQKQK; encoded by the coding sequence ATGGAGGAGATTGACTCGGAGTACTTAATTTTAACTATAGCTTTATGGTTCGGATTTTACGCAATAGTTGTTTTAAGCCTTAATATTGAGTATGGTTATGGTGGAATCCCAAATTTTGGTAGAGCTTTAGCAGTTTTAATGGGTGGAGTAGCTGTAGGAGGATTAATAAATAGAATTTTAATTAACATTTTTAATGTTACAGATGGGATAATTGAAGCTAGCGGAACAGTTAAATCTATTATTAACAGCATTATTGTTAAAAACCCTATTTTAGGAATTATAATTCTTTTATCTTCTCTAGGTTTAGCTGCGATTCTAGGTTGGATTGTTGGCGCCCTTTTTATTCTTCCAAGCGCTAGGCTTTCTGAAGATTACTTAGCTATAACTCTTTTAGCTATAAGTGAAGTTACATACTTAGTTTTATACTATAATGTAGATATTATAGGTGGATACTATGGTGTTTCTATTCCAGATGTGTTAGCTTTTATTCCTGGTACCAAAAGAATTTTCGTTTTTACAGGTATATTAATTTTAATAGTGTTTGGATGCTACATTTTTATTGAGAAGCTTCTTAATTCACCTTATGGTAGAGTTCTTAAAGCTATGAGGGAAAATGAATTAGTGGCTAAAGCTTATGGAAAAAACGTTATGATGCTTAGGGTTAAAACAGTAGCTTTAGGATCTTCAATAGCTTCTTTAGCAGGGGCACTTTACTCTTTTTACTCAGTTAATGTTATAACTACAAGCTTTAGTAGAGTTGAGTGGACGTTTTACCCAATTTTAATGCTTATTTTAGGTGGAGCTGGAAACAATGTTGGGGCTCTTTTAGGGGCTTTCACATTTGTATTAACTAAAGTTTTATTAATAACTTATAAATTTGAAATCACTTCTATTTTACATCTTCCATTTCAAGCTGTATGGTTAGAATATATATTGTTTGGTGTAGTTATGCTTTTAATCCTTCTTTTTAAACCTGAAGGATTAATTAAGGAAAAACCTGTATTCACTAAAGCTGTAAAAAAAGTTGTTAAAACTAAACAAAAACAAAAATAA
- a CDS encoding cupin domain-containing protein produces the protein MQAKKLFEGVEWVLTQDVLGKIVLESDKIQFLLVKMAPGAVIPMHSHINEQMGICLKGKALIKTKEKELIIEENSAYKFEPKEEHSVKALEETIFLDVFSPPREDYSKKQKTAEQNCNQ, from the coding sequence ATGCAAGCGAAAAAACTTTTTGAAGGAGTAGAATGGGTTTTAACTCAAGATGTTTTAGGAAAAATCGTTTTAGAAAGCGATAAAATTCAATTCCTTCTAGTTAAAATGGCTCCAGGAGCAGTAATTCCTATGCACAGCCATATAAATGAACAAATGGGAATATGCCTTAAAGGTAAAGCATTAATTAAAACTAAAGAAAAAGAATTAATTATTGAAGAGAATTCAGCTTATAAATTTGAGCCTAAAGAAGAACATTCAGTTAAAGCGCTTGAAGAAACAATATTTTTAGATGTGTTTTCACCTCCACGTGAAGATTATTCAAAAAAACAAAAAACCGCGGAACAAAATTGTAATCAATAA
- a CDS encoding MFS transporter → MEERRVALFIVSLGSFLTPFMASSINVAIPLIEKDFSVKAALLTWIASSYLLSAAIFLIPFGKIADIYGRKKIFKLGVIIYISASVFSGFSPSFLFFIFSRILQGLGGAIILSASVAILTSMFPVGERGEALGLNVAAVYLGLSLGPFIGGFLTQNLGWRSLFILNIPLGMLIILLAHLKLKRELCEAEKGKFDLIGFLIYSFMLAITLCGFSFLPKLIGSLMILTGFLGFLAFVKWENRVENPILNINLFKENKVFTFSNLAALINYSATFAVSFLLSIYLQHIKGFNPQNAGVILSSQPIVQALFSPAAGKLSDIIEPRVIASIGMALTFITLLSFSFLSDSSSLIFILISLIVLGLSFALFSSPNTNAVMSSIKEKFYGVASATLATMRLIGQSLSMGISGVVFAIYIGESEVTIEHHSVLLKAIKTLFIIFAFLCFIGIFASLKRGK, encoded by the coding sequence ATGGAAGAAAGAAGAGTTGCGTTATTCATTGTTTCTTTAGGATCTTTTTTAACGCCTTTTATGGCTTCATCTATTAATGTAGCAATTCCATTAATTGAAAAAGATTTTTCAGTGAAAGCTGCTTTATTAACTTGGATTGCTTCATCTTATCTTTTGTCAGCAGCTATATTTCTTATTCCCTTCGGTAAAATAGCTGATATTTATGGACGAAAAAAGATTTTTAAACTTGGTGTAATAATTTACATTAGCGCTTCTGTTTTTTCTGGTTTTTCTCCTTCCTTCTTGTTTTTTATTTTTTCTCGAATTTTACAAGGGTTAGGTGGCGCAATAATTTTAAGCGCAAGCGTTGCGATTTTAACATCGATGTTTCCAGTTGGAGAAAGGGGTGAAGCTTTAGGGCTTAATGTAGCAGCAGTTTATTTAGGGCTTTCACTTGGTCCATTTATAGGCGGGTTTTTAACGCAAAATTTAGGTTGGAGAAGCTTATTTATTTTAAACATTCCTTTAGGCATGTTAATAATTCTTCTTGCTCATTTAAAATTAAAGAGAGAATTGTGTGAAGCTGAAAAAGGAAAATTTGATTTAATCGGCTTCTTAATTTACAGCTTTATGCTCGCGATTACTTTATGCGGATTCTCTTTTTTGCCAAAGCTTATAGGATCCTTAATGATTTTAACCGGTTTTTTAGGTTTTTTAGCGTTTGTTAAATGGGAAAATAGAGTTGAGAATCCTATATTAAACATAAACCTTTTTAAAGAGAATAAAGTGTTTACCTTTTCTAACTTAGCTGCATTGATTAATTACAGCGCAACTTTTGCTGTAAGCTTTCTTTTAAGCATTTATCTTCAGCATATAAAGGGTTTTAATCCTCAAAACGCAGGTGTAATTTTATCTTCTCAACCTATTGTTCAAGCTTTGTTTTCTCCAGCTGCTGGCAAGCTTTCAGACATAATTGAGCCTAGAGTAATCGCTTCAATAGGCATGGCGTTAACTTTTATAACTCTTTTATCATTTTCATTTTTAAGCGATTCATCCAGCTTAATCTTTATTTTAATTAGCTTAATTGTTTTAGGGTTAAGCTTCGCTCTTTTTTCTTCTCCAAACACGAATGCTGTAATGAGCTCTATTAAAGAAAAATTTTATGGAGTAGCTTCAGCAACTCTTGCAACAATGAGGTTAATCGGTCAATCGTTAAGCATGGGGATTTCTGGAGTAGTTTTCGCAATTTATATAGGTGAATCTGAAGTTACAATTGAGCATCATTCAGTTTTATTGAAAGCTATAAAAACGCTTTTTATAATTTTCGCTTTTTTATGCTTTATTGGAATATTTGCATCTCTTAAAAGAGGTAAATAA
- a CDS encoding branched-chain amino acid ABC transporter permease translates to MAVVEGAIIYSNLLVLLSIGLTITYITTGVPNFAQGSFAIFGSYTSLSFLYFLGIHPYYSLPISLIFGGFLGLIVYVSVLKPLIAREAKVVILMIATLAVDLILLGAIGAYSDYLSITTKKAAKKFIFTPYDFNLIGFPAIFIVSLITIVFMLLFLFLLLYKTKFGIALRASMENPALAETMGINIEYTRLFSWILSGALASVAGSLLPFRQEIVPATGAIIIVSIFASSIVGGLTSIYGALIGGYIIGISESLITFSLSSILGSGVLVYAKVVSLIMLVLTLIFIPKGVTSIKWRRLTRST, encoded by the coding sequence ATGGCGGTGGTTGAAGGAGCAATAATTTACTCTAACCTTCTAGTTTTGCTTAGTATAGGGTTAACTATAACCTATATAACTACTGGAGTACCAAATTTTGCGCAAGGCTCCTTTGCTATATTCGGGTCTTATACTTCTCTTTCCTTTCTATATTTTTTAGGTATTCACCCTTATTACTCTTTGCCTATTTCATTAATTTTTGGAGGTTTTCTTGGTTTAATCGTTTATGTTAGTGTTTTAAAACCTTTAATTGCTAGAGAGGCTAAAGTTGTAATTTTAATGATTGCTACACTCGCTGTAGATTTAATATTGCTTGGCGCTATAGGGGCCTATTCAGATTATTTATCAATTACTACAAAAAAAGCTGCTAAAAAATTTATTTTTACACCTTATGATTTTAATTTAATAGGTTTCCCAGCAATATTTATTGTTTCACTTATTACAATAGTTTTCATGCTTTTATTTCTTTTTCTTCTTCTTTATAAAACTAAGTTTGGAATAGCGCTTAGAGCATCTATGGAGAATCCTGCTTTAGCTGAAACTATGGGTATCAATATTGAATATACTCGTCTTTTTTCTTGGATACTTTCAGGGGCTTTAGCTTCAGTAGCAGGAAGTCTTCTTCCCTTTAGGCAGGAAATAGTTCCAGCTACTGGAGCAATAATTATAGTCTCTATTTTTGCATCTAGCATAGTTGGGGGGCTAACAAGTATTTATGGAGCTTTAATAGGTGGGTACATTATAGGGATATCAGAATCCTTAATTACATTTAGTTTATCCTCTATTTTAGGTTCAGGAGTACTTGTTTATGCAAAAGTTGTCTCATTAATTATGCTTGTTTTAACGCTTATTTTCATTCCGAAAGGTGTAACAAGTATTAAATGGAGGAGATTGACTCGGAGTACTTAA